The Motacilla alba alba isolate MOTALB_02 chromosome 3, Motacilla_alba_V1.0_pri, whole genome shotgun sequence DNA window CTCTGAAGCTCTCCTTTAGTCTGCAGTGGGATTTTTCTGGAGCCTTTGAAAAACGTTTTAATTTCCTGCCTGAAAAaacagcaggggctgctggtgggTTTAAGTAGGTTGCCAAATGAAGCTGGTTAATTACCCGCCGGTGATTTTAGCGGCTAGCACAGGCGGAGGGTGAGCTGCTCGCTTGGAGCAGGGGATTAGGGCGAGCTGAGGGAATTGTTTGCAGCAGCCGAGGCTGCGCTGCTCCATCGCGGCATTCCTGAGCCGCAGGTGCGGAGTTGCAGGATCCTGGGCGTGTGGGAGAGCCAAAGGTGAGCAAAAGGTGAGCAAACACCTTGTAACCTCTTTCCACATTGTAACTTCATTGAGCAGAAGGAGATCATAATCTTAATGGATTTGGCGCACGCGGGTAAAAGCATTTGCTCTGAGCATAGGTTATGAGATGCAAAGTCTCAGCTTGAACTTTTTCCCCTTGTCCTCTGCCCCACTCATGAAACGTGTTCTTCTCACAAGAGCTTGGAGGCTTTTTTCCAAATTCCGAGCACTTTGGTCCAGCATTGAAAGCTCTGGTTGAGTATTGTAGGATGGCATTCAGATTATTTCATGctaaaaatgtcagttttgcCATCTGGCACCAAATCCTTTCCTGTCACCCAGCTTGCTCCCCACTCCTGGGATTTACAGTGTTTCCTTTGTTCTCCTGGTGATAACAAAGTAGCAAAAAGGAAGCAGGGAAAGGCTTTCCTTCAGCCGCTCCTctggtgctctgcagccctggtcTCTGCCCAAGAGCAATGCCCAGGTTTCCTGCAGCTACAGGAAGGAGGATGCTAAGTGCCTGTGGAAGTCTTGGCTGGGCTGACACTTGCCAGCCACCCCTGCCACTGACTTATGTTGGTCCTGTTGGCCTCAGAGAGCTCATTCCCCTTGAACTGTTTGTTTGTAATCCCTGTCTCCAGGGGATTTGGCAGGGCAGCTTGATGAAGTGAGCGCACTATCCTTTGGTTTGGGCAAGATCTGGAAATGTGCATCCTGAAGGCCCAGGAACCGCCCAGGAAGGAGGAATGCTGCATGACTGGATTTCTCCATCTCCAGGCAGATTCTGGGCTGTGCAGTTGTGACCTCTGCTGTGTACAAAGGAGGTGGCTGCCTTGAATCAGAAGGATAAAGAGTTTCTCATTCCTTAGTGGAATCTCAGGTTGCCTACCATGGGCCAAGATGGtaacataacaaaacaaaacaaaactggcaTTTTAAATGGTTGTGAAATTTTCAGAAGATCCTACCTGCTGCTCAGATGATTGCCACATTTGCATGGGCTGATCAAAAGCTACCATTTTTACTCTGTGAGGCTCAGTTTAATTCTTGCAATCTATTTAATTTGAAGAACTTTCTGCACATATGGATACCCAGATCTATGTTGAAAACCTGAAACAAGCTGAAAGCAGATACCTTTGCTTTGTAAAAGGTATTtaaaggatgattttttttcttagactGCTGTCTACATCCTTCTGTGAATTTCTGAAAGCCTCtcaatccttccttcctttttattaaCCTTCACCATAAAACCAAAGTCAATAATCAAACCACATCAAACAGACTTTTCTGAGTGGGtaagcacagcctgcaggaagAGGGATGGTGAGCGGTAGGaagtgagctgtgctgctcctttccccaACCTCGTATCTCACCATATTTTGTGCTTGATTTTAATGGAGCAGCCATAATGCTTTTCCCCAGGATTTTTAGCTGTAACACACTTACTGTGTCAGCACATGCGTGAGTAAAAGGATTGGATTAGTGTTCAAGGCTCAGCCTTTGCTTGTTACAAGAGGGACCAGAAGAGCAGCACTTTGGAAGACCCATTTTCACTCAGATCTTTGCCACATCTCAACCACATAATTGATGTGTTAATTTGCATAATGGCATCAACAAACTTTCCTACAACTGTGGGGTGACAAAAATGATGTAACATTTTATGAGTTATCATAAATCAGAGACTTCCTTTCCAGTTGCAAAATGAttggaaggaaatgaaaatggaaatggaaatgagtATGAGCTGGCACTTGGTTGCTGACTCGGATACACTGGCCATACAAGGATCAGAATGACCTGAGTCAGCAAGGCTCTCCTACCTCTGGACATGTGCCTGAATCCCAGACTGGCTGGTGGTGAGGGATAGGTCCCCAAAACAGCACAGGTCCACAGAGTGTGGGCTCAGCTGTGGAGCTCCTTATCACAGGATGCTGCACGGGCAGCTGAACTTTGCACAGGTCCAAGGAACAACTGGGCTGATTTGTGGTACAGAAAAGCTACTGAGGGCATTTCAGTGCAAAGGCACCACTTGCACTCCAGACATTCCACAACACTGAACATAATGCTCCCATCGTCTTGTGCAGAAGTCTGCTGGTGAAAGGATGGAGCCTACACATAGCTGTACCTGTGTGCCACCAGGAAACCCATGGCAAACTCCCAAGGCTGGCTGAGAAGGTCCCACCTGCTCCCACACCACCACCCAGGAccaggcacagctctggtgTAGCCAATGAAGGATGACCcaaagagctggagcagggatacAAGCTTCCTTTCccaagcaggagctgggagcctcAGGCTCATTTCCCCTACCCAGGGAGTCAAACCTCTCCTGAGCCTGTTCCCTCCTTTCAGAGTGATATTTGCATGTACCCTTTGTGAGGGcaggtgtctgtgctgcttgTGCAGGTGAGCTGGGTTTGacactgctcctggcagggatcTGACACACTGGGTGTGAAGCAAACTCACCTCTCCTAAATCAGCCTCCCTGTTCATTAAAGCCAGCCCTCAGAAGGGTCTGAGCCAGCCTCCTAAGCACACTGGTGTAGGGAGGGTGCGAGTGGCAGTGGCACCAgtgaggaatttttttgggTCAGGATCCGTGGCAGATACTCCCAGCTAAATGGCCATTTTTGAGTGGAGGCTGGGAAGAACTCATGGGCTGCTGCCATGTGCAGTGCCAGAGGTGTGAGTGGCttttggctctgctctggacaAGTCACTTTATCCCACAGTCACCCTCTCCCCGACTTTGACTTGCAGATCTTTGGGGGCCTTGTGTGGATCCTGGTGGCATCCTCGAAGGTCCCAGAACCcatgctgcagggctgggtgatgTTTGTCTCCGTGTTCTGCTTCGTCATGTCCATCTCCCTCCTGTGCCTCTACCTCTGCGGGGCTCACGGCGgcggtggcagctgctgggtcACCTTGGTACGTGGCTGTGACAAACCCTAGGGGTGGGTTTGTCAccagcagggtgctgctgctgctctccagtctGCAGCCTGGGGACGGTTGTAGGGGCAGTGCGACTCCCTCGGAGGTGACTGTGCGAtccttgttcctcaggatgTCATCTGCCACAGCACGGCAGCGCTGTTCTACCTCAGCGCCGCGGTGCTGGAAGCCTACGTGACCTATGTGCTTGGCCTCTTCCTGCCCCTGGTACAGGAGTACAGGGAGAACATTGCTGCTGTGGTGAGTGCCTGGCAGGAGGGCAAGGAATGGCAGCAGGTGGCTCTGGAGTGGCCTCAAGTGCAAATCTGTATTTGCACCAGCAgtctggggaggggggagagaaACCAGTCGCTGTCTCAGCATGCACGGGCGTCCCCAGACATGTGGCACGTCACGAGGCGTGGGCTCAGTGCTGGAGTGGCACCGTGCCACAGAACATTTACGGGCTGGTGTGTTTTTCCATCCCAGGTATTTGCATTCGTGGCCACCCTGCTTTACGTGATCCACAAGGTGTTCTCGCTCCTGCGGTGGAAATCGTCCTGAGAGCCTGAACAACCCCAGGAACAACGGCTGCTGTCTccaggctgggtttgggttttgttttgtaatgtATAGCTTAGAAACATGCAGCTTTTTATGTGGGATCTTGGCGATGAAGACAAGGAACCTGCCAGAGAACCTGCCAAACATCTTGGCACAATCTGTTTCCCTTCAATATCTTACAGGCTGGGTACAGTTTGATGCTGgggctaaaataaaaaaataagccatCCAGCTTTAGA harbors:
- the MAL gene encoding myelin and lymphocyte protein; the protein is MSSSTSTSTLPSGLAVLTTFPDVLFIPEIIFGGLVWILVASSKVPEPMLQGWVMFVSVFCFVMSISLLCLYLCGAHGGGGSCWVTLDVICHSTAALFYLSAAVLEAYVTYVLGLFLPLVQEYRENIAAVVFAFVATLLYVIHKVFSLLRWKSS